The stretch of DNA TCTGCGCTTGGGGCACGGATTAGCCAACAATCTTGCCACATGTTTGGTGAGATTCCAGCAGGAGGTTTGTACTCTGCCTTCCCCTGAGATGGACGCAGTTATAGCAGAGTTGATCAATACTTACTTCTTTTCATTAAAAGATCCCTTCACTAGTGCATTAATGAACAAACAgatacaaaataatataaatggTTCACAGTTTTTCTTTTCGCAGATAGACATGAGCAACAATAATGCACAACATTGGAGTATGTGAGATTATTCAAGTAAGATCCATACCTCACAATTTGTTATATCATAGAATGAACAAGAACCATCATCATGAGCGAGAAGAACAGACTCTCCTTCTGACACAAACCATCCTCCAGTTGAGGTCTTGTTACCAATTTCATTCAACTTAAATGTACAGCTGTCTTCTATCTCCTCCTTAAATGTCATGGCTGGAGCTCTCCCTTGGTCATCAAAATCATCTAGTTTTTCATCAGCCATCAGCATAGCATCTATGGTAACGGAAGAAGTTGCCACTCCAGAAATTTTGGAATCCTCAATTTCTTGAACTTCACTTGAGTCTGTACTAGCCAATATTTCCTTCTTACTCAAAGAAGCCAAGAATTCCATAGCAATGGCATTGCCATCTAAAGAGCTTATTTTCTCCTCCAAATTTAGTACACCCTTGGATTCCCCGACATTTGTCATATGGGCCTCAGAACCTTCAGATGTTATCCTTGAAAATGTTCTATCTCTTATCAACTTATGATGAGGGAATAATCGAGCTTCcaattcttcaacattcaaccCCTTCACCGAGTTTTTCACATCCACCAATTCCTTCTTATCTTTCATACactcaatttcattttttttggcTGACCCTGTCTTGGCATCTCCGTCATTACGGACAGCTTGACCCATAGCCCTCTCAATCCCTGAAATCTTTTCTTGAATATCAGATAACATCATCTTAGTCGACTCTGGATTATTCATGTCCAACATCTCTTTAGTCCGCTTTATATCTGATGCTATTCTCCTCACTTTCCCTTCCAAAAAAGCAAGCTTTTCACGAAGCTTGCTGGGATGCTTACTCACACTATTCTCTCTTGATACCCCAGGaaaattatttactttaataGCCGTTTTAGAGTCTCTCAAAGCAGACCCGTGTTCAACTTCAACACCAGAAGATTTCAACATTGCTTTTTCTACACTAGACTTTTCAATAAAATTATCAAGTTCTGATCTTTTAACTGAAATTGAGCTCAAATTTCCTATTTTTCCCTCATCACCACCATCATTCAGAACCATAACCTCAAATTTCCCATTTTCTCGAGAATTATGTTCCAACCCttcaacaatttctccatttttaTCAAGATCTTTCGAAACACTTTTCTCAAGATCAGAATTTTCACTCAAACCCCTAAAATTGGAACGATTCCCTTTCACCTGATGTGGGCCCAGGGAAACCCTACTAGAGTTTtttctcaaatcagataaagctCTAGTAAACTCAGAGGGACTACAGCTCCTACCTCGGGGAACCGATGAAGTCGACCGCCTCAAACGCGGCTCAGCACGTGAGTCCTCCACCGGCGGCGCTAGAGCGGACTTATCAATCCGAGCCATAGGCCTGATGTT from Primulina eburnea isolate SZY01 chromosome 6, ASM2296580v1, whole genome shotgun sequence encodes:
- the LOC140835184 gene encoding KIN14B-interacting protein At4g14310-like, whose translation is MSASSSVRRMKERGTGGGKITPGSGISVSTGKENSRPTSRIRAATQKPNIRPMARIDKSALAPPVEDSRAEPRLRRSTSSVPRGRSCSPSEFTRALSDLRKNSSRVSLGPHQVKGNRSNFRGLSENSDLEKSVSKDLDKNGEIVEGLEHNSRENGKFEVMVLNDGGDEGKIGNLSSISVKRSELDNFIEKSSVEKAMLKSSGVEVEHGSALRDSKTAIKVNNFPGVSRENSVSKHPSKLREKLAFLEGKVRRIASDIKRTKEMLDMNNPESTKMMLSDIQEKISGIERAMGQAVRNDGDAKTGSAKKNEIECMKDKKELVDVKNSVKGLNVEELEARLFPHHKLIRDRTFSRITSEGSEAHMTNVGESKGVLNLEEKISSLDGNAIAMEFLASLSKKEILASTDSSEVQEIEDSKISGVATSSVTIDAMLMADEKLDDFDDQGRAPAMTFKEEIEDSCTFKLNEIGNKTSTGGWFVSEGESVLLAHDDGSCSFYDITNCEGKAEYKPPAGISPNMWQDCWLIRAPSADGCSGRYVVAASAGNSVGSGFCSWDFYSKLVRAFHFDEDSTNTRAALAPLSNNTMYRRNNLSMYTATENRQWWYKPCGPLIISTASGQRIVQIYDIRDGDQVMKWELQKPVLAMDYSSPLQWKNREKVVIAEADSVSLFDVSSLSPQALLSVSSSGRKISALHVNNTDAELGGGVRQRISSSEAEGNDGVFCTPDSINVLDFRHPSGIGLKIPKVGVDVQSSFSCGDSVYIGCTNLRSMGKSQSISQIQRFSLRKPNLFSTYTLPESNAHYHFSALTQVWGNSSSVMGVCGLGLFIFESLKDDGSQYLTMNHNNIENAKEIIGPDDMYSPSFDYLASRVLLVSRDRPAKWRYLS